A single window of Streptomyces sp. NBC_00464 DNA harbors:
- a CDS encoding enoyl-CoA hydratase — translation MSAAHDEPVRYEKRGPVATVTMNRPDYRNAQNSAMTYALDRAFYRAADDGEVKTVVLAGAGKHFSAGHDIGTPERDAHLPFERRAGLWWDHSDKQGAESRFARESEVYLGMCRRWRELPKPVIASVQGACVAGGLMLAWVCDLIVASQDAFFADPVVRMGIPGVEYFAHPWVMPPRIAKEFLFTGDRMSAQRAYEVGMVNRVVPREELAHRTEELALRIAEMPRMGLALTKRAVNQAEDLQGMHTGMDSVFGLHHLAHAHNAETAPDALGGMDIRAMKKAGA, via the coding sequence ATGTCCGCTGCCCACGACGAACCGGTGCGCTACGAGAAGCGGGGCCCTGTCGCGACGGTCACCATGAACCGGCCCGACTACCGCAACGCGCAGAACTCTGCGATGACCTACGCCCTGGACCGGGCGTTCTACCGCGCGGCCGACGACGGCGAGGTGAAGACGGTCGTCCTGGCCGGGGCGGGCAAGCACTTCTCCGCCGGTCACGACATCGGAACCCCGGAGCGGGACGCGCATCTGCCGTTCGAGCGCAGGGCGGGGCTCTGGTGGGACCACTCGGACAAGCAGGGGGCGGAGAGCCGCTTCGCCCGTGAGTCCGAGGTGTATCTGGGGATGTGCCGCCGCTGGCGGGAGCTGCCCAAGCCGGTCATCGCGTCCGTGCAGGGCGCGTGTGTGGCGGGCGGTCTGATGCTCGCCTGGGTGTGCGACCTGATCGTGGCCTCGCAGGACGCGTTCTTCGCCGATCCCGTGGTCCGGATGGGCATCCCGGGCGTCGAGTACTTCGCCCACCCGTGGGTGATGCCGCCACGGATCGCCAAGGAGTTCCTCTTCACCGGTGACCGGATGAGCGCGCAGCGCGCGTACGAGGTCGGCATGGTGAACCGGGTCGTCCCCCGGGAGGAACTGGCCCACCGTACGGAGGAGTTGGCGCTGCGCATCGCGGAGATGCCGCGCATGGGCCTGGCGCTGACCAAGCGCGCGGTCAACCAGGCCGAGGACCTCCAGGGCATGCACACCGGAATGGACTCGGTGTTCGGCCTGCACCATCTGGCGCACGCGCACAACGCCGAGACAGCGCCGGACGCGCTCGGCGGCATGGACATCCGGGCGATGAAGAAGGCGGGCGCCTGA
- a CDS encoding acyl-CoA dehydrogenase family protein gives MSSVEEFRTEIRGWLAAHLTGAFAGLRGRGGPGREHEAFAERLAWERHMAAEGWTCVGWPEEHGGRGATIEQQVAFHEEYALADAPARVNHIGEQLLGPTLVAFGTPEQRARFLPPIVAVEELWCQGYSEPDAGSDLANVRTRAERDGEGWLVTGQKIWTSLAHDAQWCFVVARTEAGSTRHAGLSYLLVPLDQPGVEIRPIQQLTGTSEFNEVFFDGARTDAAHIVGEPGDGWRVAMATLGFERGVSTLGQQVGFRRELETLIALARSNGAADDPLIRDRLARAWTGLETIRCNALRMLDGVAAGAPGPEASIGKIFWATWHRELGELAMSVLGAGGMTAPEAPYELDDWQRLFLFSRSDTIYAGSNEIQRNIIAERVLGLPKEIRP, from the coding sequence ATGAGCAGCGTCGAGGAGTTCCGCACCGAGATCCGCGGCTGGCTGGCCGCCCATCTCACCGGTGCCTTCGCGGGCCTTCGAGGCCGCGGCGGGCCCGGACGTGAGCACGAGGCCTTCGCCGAACGGCTGGCCTGGGAAAGGCACATGGCGGCCGAGGGGTGGACCTGCGTGGGCTGGCCCGAGGAGCACGGGGGCCGGGGCGCGACCATCGAGCAGCAGGTCGCCTTCCATGAGGAGTACGCCCTGGCCGACGCCCCCGCCCGGGTCAACCACATCGGGGAGCAACTGCTCGGCCCGACCCTGGTGGCTTTCGGTACACCCGAGCAGCGGGCCCGCTTCCTGCCGCCGATCGTCGCCGTCGAGGAGCTGTGGTGCCAGGGCTACAGCGAGCCGGACGCCGGGTCCGACCTGGCGAACGTGCGGACCAGGGCCGAGCGGGACGGCGAGGGCTGGTTGGTCACCGGACAGAAGATCTGGACGTCACTCGCCCACGACGCCCAGTGGTGCTTCGTCGTCGCCCGCACCGAGGCGGGCTCCACCCGCCACGCGGGTCTCTCCTATCTCCTGGTCCCGCTCGACCAGCCGGGAGTGGAGATACGGCCGATCCAGCAGCTGACCGGCACCTCGGAATTCAACGAGGTCTTCTTCGACGGCGCCCGCACGGACGCCGCACACATCGTCGGCGAACCCGGCGACGGCTGGCGGGTCGCCATGGCCACCCTCGGCTTCGAACGCGGCGTCTCCACCCTCGGCCAGCAGGTCGGCTTCCGGCGCGAACTGGAAACCCTGATCGCCCTGGCCCGGAGCAACGGCGCCGCCGACGACCCACTGATCCGCGACCGGCTCGCCCGCGCCTGGACGGGCCTTGAGACCATCCGGTGCAACGCCCTGCGCATGCTCGACGGTGTGGCGGCCGGCGCACCCGGCCCCGAGGCGTCCATCGGGAAGATCTTCTGGGCCACCTGGCACCGTGAACTGGGCGAACTCGCCATGAGCGTCCTGGGCGCCGGCGGCATGACCGCCCCCGAGGCCCCCTACGAACTCGACGACTGGCAGCGGCTGTTCCTCTTCTCCCGCTCCGACACCATCTACGCAGGATCCAACGAGATCCAGCGCAACATCATCGCCGAGCGCGTCCTCGGCCTGCCCAAGGAGATCCGCCCGTGA
- a CDS encoding SDR family oxidoreductase codes for MTPQPPYVQGHSLLAGRTAVITAAAGAGIGGATARKFLEEGARIVIGDAHERRLKESAAALAEEFGADNVAALPCDVTDQQQVDALFALAAERHGGLDIVVNNAGLGGTADLVEMTDDQWSKVLDVTLNGTFRCTRTALRHFKDRDTGGIVVNNASVIGWRAQRGQAHYAAAKAGVMALTRCAALEAADFGVRVNAVAPSLAMHPHLVKVTTPELLAELTEREAFGRYAEPWEIANVIVFLASDYSSYMTGETVSVSSQRA; via the coding sequence GTGACCCCGCAGCCGCCCTATGTACAGGGCCACTCCCTCCTGGCCGGACGCACCGCCGTGATCACCGCCGCCGCGGGCGCCGGAATCGGTGGAGCCACCGCCCGCAAGTTCCTGGAGGAGGGCGCCCGGATCGTCATCGGCGACGCCCACGAACGCCGCCTCAAGGAGAGCGCCGCCGCCCTCGCCGAGGAGTTCGGTGCGGACAACGTCGCCGCACTGCCCTGCGACGTCACCGACCAGCAGCAGGTCGACGCCCTGTTCGCACTCGCCGCCGAACGCCACGGCGGCCTCGACATCGTCGTCAACAACGCCGGACTCGGAGGCACCGCCGACCTCGTCGAAATGACCGACGACCAGTGGTCCAAGGTCCTCGACGTCACTCTGAACGGCACCTTCCGCTGCACCCGCACCGCCCTGCGCCACTTCAAGGACCGCGACACCGGCGGCATCGTCGTCAACAACGCCTCCGTGATCGGCTGGCGCGCCCAGCGCGGCCAGGCCCACTACGCCGCCGCCAAGGCCGGAGTCATGGCCCTCACCCGCTGCGCCGCCCTGGAGGCGGCCGACTTCGGTGTACGCGTCAACGCCGTCGCCCCGAGCCTCGCCATGCACCCGCACCTGGTGAAGGTGACCACCCCGGAGCTCCTCGCCGAACTCACCGAACGCGAGGCCTTCGGCCGGTACGCGGAGCCCTGGGAGATCGCCAACGTCATCGTCTTCCTGGCCAGCGACTACTCCTCGTACATGACGGGGGAGACCGTCTCCGTCAGCAGTCAGAGGGCGTGA
- a CDS encoding TetR/AcrR family transcriptional regulator, producing the protein MKAITGTANAERRAELLATAAEVFAAQGYNATTVRRIADAAGMLAGSLYYHFDSKESMLDEILSAFLDELWTGYDTVLAAGLGPREAIGALVTQSFRQIDRHGPAVAIYQRESRHLSAQPRFAYLADSQLKFENAWLRTLERGVAEDAFRSDLDVRLVYRFVRDTVWVAASWYRPGGTHSPEEIARQYLSMVLAGITTKT; encoded by the coding sequence GTGAAGGCCATCACCGGGACCGCCAATGCCGAACGGCGCGCCGAACTCCTGGCGACCGCCGCCGAGGTGTTCGCCGCCCAGGGCTACAACGCCACCACCGTCCGCCGCATCGCGGACGCTGCCGGGATGCTCGCGGGCAGCCTCTACTACCACTTCGATTCCAAGGAATCGATGCTCGACGAGATCCTCTCGGCCTTCCTCGACGAACTGTGGACCGGCTATGACACGGTCCTCGCTGCCGGACTGGGGCCGCGCGAGGCGATCGGGGCGCTCGTCACCCAGTCCTTCCGCCAGATAGACCGGCACGGCCCCGCGGTCGCCATCTACCAGCGGGAGTCCAGGCATCTCTCCGCCCAGCCGCGCTTCGCCTATCTCGCCGACTCCCAGCTGAAGTTCGAGAACGCCTGGCTGCGCACGCTGGAACGCGGAGTGGCCGAAGACGCCTTCCGCAGCGATCTGGACGTCCGGCTGGTCTACCGCTTCGTCCGCGACACCGTCTGGGTGGCCGCCTCCTGGTACCGCCCCGGCGGCACCCACAGCCCGGAGGAGATCGCCCGCCAGTACCTGTCGATGGTCCTCGCCGGCATCACCACCAAGACCTGA
- a CDS encoding acetyl-CoA C-acetyltransferase → MAEAYIVEAVRTPVGRRKGGLSAVHPADLGAHVIKALVERSGIDPAAVEDVVFGCLDTVGPQAGDIARTAWLAAGLPEEVPGTTVDRQCGSSQQAVHFAAQGVMSGTQDLVVAGGTQNMSMIPIAYASRQAAEPLGLTDGPYAGSEGWRARYGDAPVNQFHGAELIAEKWGISREDMEHFALRSHQRAARAIDEGRFARETAAYGEVAVDEGPRRDTSLEKMAGLKPVVEGGRLTAGVSSQVSDGASALLIASERAVAEHGLTPRARIHHLSVRGEDPIRMLSAPIPATAYALKKAGMSIGDMDLVEINEAFAPVVLAWLKETGADPDKVNVNGGAIALGHPLGATGAKLMTTLLHELERTGGRYGLQTMCEGGGQANVTIIERL, encoded by the coding sequence ATGGCCGAGGCCTACATCGTCGAAGCGGTACGCACCCCGGTCGGCCGGCGCAAGGGCGGTCTCTCCGCCGTCCACCCCGCCGACCTCGGGGCCCACGTCATCAAGGCACTGGTCGAGCGCAGCGGGATCGACCCGGCCGCGGTGGAGGACGTCGTCTTCGGCTGCCTGGACACCGTCGGCCCCCAGGCCGGGGACATCGCCCGCACCGCATGGCTCGCGGCGGGCCTCCCCGAGGAGGTGCCCGGCACCACCGTCGACCGGCAGTGCGGCTCCTCCCAGCAGGCCGTCCACTTCGCCGCCCAGGGCGTCATGTCCGGCACCCAGGACCTGGTCGTCGCGGGCGGCACGCAGAACATGTCGATGATCCCTATCGCCTACGCCAGCCGCCAGGCCGCCGAACCCCTGGGCCTGACCGACGGCCCGTACGCCGGCTCCGAGGGCTGGCGCGCCCGCTACGGCGACGCGCCCGTCAACCAGTTCCACGGCGCCGAGCTCATCGCGGAGAAGTGGGGCATCTCCCGTGAGGACATGGAGCACTTCGCGCTCCGCTCGCACCAGCGGGCCGCCCGCGCCATCGACGAGGGCCGCTTCGCCCGCGAGACCGCCGCGTACGGCGAGGTGGCGGTGGACGAGGGGCCGCGCCGTGACACCTCCCTGGAGAAGATGGCCGGCCTCAAGCCGGTCGTCGAGGGCGGCCGGCTGACGGCCGGGGTCTCCTCACAGGTCTCCGACGGGGCCTCGGCGCTGCTCATCGCCTCCGAGCGGGCCGTCGCCGAACACGGCCTCACCCCGCGCGCCCGCATCCACCATCTCTCCGTGCGTGGCGAGGACCCGATCCGGATGCTGTCGGCCCCGATCCCGGCGACGGCGTACGCGCTGAAGAAGGCCGGAATGTCCATCGGTGACATGGACCTCGTGGAGATCAACGAGGCGTTCGCACCGGTCGTCCTCGCCTGGCTGAAGGAGACCGGTGCCGACCCCGACAAGGTCAACGTCAACGGCGGCGCCATCGCGCTCGGCCATCCGCTCGGCGCCACCGGTGCCAAGCTGATGACGACGCTGCTGCACGAACTGGAGCGCACCGGCGGCCGTTACGGCCTGCAGACCATGTGCGAGGGCGGCGGCCAGGCCAACGTGACCATCATCGAACGGCTCTGA